A single bacterium DNA region contains:
- a CDS encoding sulfotransferase, with protein MSPTIDRPRYLLAYIAGAGHCGSTLLNLLLNAHSEVLGLSELSSIGEHVSGKAESTILGDPFWVAVKRRYRDSTGSAFSDLDLSPLPAARIFSSTSADIEKWTQPNRDLLDCLFRESEARVLVDASKSWQRLALLLKSGSFDLRVIHLMRDGRAVYNSYRSKYQRPVFALTKWPKFTIAALLLRRRFGKSEWLDLRYEDLARDPATALASVCSLLDLDFEPAMLRYREHPNLGLGGNRMATGSDQGIQLDERWRTELTLPRRLAFGLLFGWLNRLLGYK; from the coding sequence GTGAGCCCGACCATCGATCGCCCCCGGTATCTGCTGGCGTACATAGCCGGCGCCGGTCATTGCGGCTCAACCTTGTTGAATCTTCTCCTCAACGCGCACTCGGAGGTCCTCGGGCTGAGCGAGCTGTCCTCGATCGGAGAGCACGTGAGCGGAAAGGCCGAATCCACGATTCTCGGGGATCCGTTCTGGGTCGCGGTGAAACGTCGCTATCGGGACTCGACCGGATCGGCTTTTTCGGACCTGGATCTCTCACCGCTTCCCGCCGCCCGGATCTTCAGTTCCACCTCCGCCGACATCGAGAAATGGACCCAACCGAATCGGGACTTGCTCGACTGCCTGTTTCGCGAGTCCGAAGCGCGTGTCCTGGTCGACGCTTCCAAGTCGTGGCAGCGGCTGGCGCTGCTCTTGAAGTCGGGGAGCTTCGACCTCCGGGTCATCCATCTCATGCGAGACGGACGCGCGGTCTACAACTCGTACCGGAGCAAGTACCAGCGCCCGGTGTTCGCGCTGACGAAGTGGCCCAAGTTCACGATCGCGGCGCTGCTGCTCAGGCGCCGGTTCGGCAAGTCCGAATGGCTCGACCTGCGCTACGAGGACTTGGCACGAGATCCAGCGACCGCTCTCGCGAGCGTCTGTTCCCTGCTCGACCTCGATTTCGAGCCCGCCATGCTCCGCTACCGAGAGCACCCGAACCTCGGCCTGGGCGGAAACCGCATGGCGACCGGCTCCGATCAGGGCATCCAGTTGGACGAACGCTGGCGAACCGAGTTGACGCTACCGCGTCGCCTGGCGTTCGGGCTGCTCTTCGGATGGCTGAACCGCCTGCTCGGGTACAAATGA